One Amorphoplanes digitatis genomic window carries:
- a CDS encoding thiamine pyrophosphate-binding protein: protein MSEGNGTAADALVRQLESYGVEYVFGTCGHTNIALLDAIGRSGIEFVIARHEQTAAHAADGYARATGRPGVLLTHVGPGMLNAVTGVATAALDSVPLVAIAGDIPSYMHGRHPHQEINLHADADQTAVYRPFVKRAWHVRRAEDLPRFTERAFWTATSGRPGAVLLNVPMDLFSRPLPADSAGAYPLVGHATRPGLTEADADRIAALLTGAERPLIYLGGGLGGDAGRRALLDLAEHLDIPVAHSLMAKGALPDEHPLVLGMTGFWGLEVTNDYARDADVVLAIATRFAETDASSWDPAYTWNFPPSRLIQIDIDPAEIGRNYPVEIGVVADAAIAVPAIAGAVRRRHPDRVSRPDLRERIHKARTELFAASAERGRSDAFPLRPERILADLRAALPADAVLVTDVGWNKNGVAQCYPLPAQGRFITPGGASTMGFGPAAALGVQLAQPDRVVVALVGDGGMSAQLPAVPMAVERGLPVIFLVMNNRAHGTISDLQSTYFGRSYGCDFVDPDGRPYSPDFAAYGRACGADGHLIAEPDELGAALRTAIQRRRPAVLDVPMVNEPVPTPGHWNIKDIYRGVFER from the coding sequence ATGAGCGAGGGCAACGGCACCGCCGCGGACGCGCTGGTACGGCAGCTCGAGTCGTACGGCGTCGAATACGTCTTCGGCACCTGCGGGCACACCAACATCGCCCTGCTGGACGCCATCGGCCGCAGCGGCATCGAGTTCGTCATCGCCCGCCACGAGCAGACCGCCGCGCACGCCGCGGACGGGTACGCCCGCGCCACCGGCCGGCCCGGCGTGCTGCTGACGCACGTCGGCCCCGGCATGCTGAACGCGGTGACCGGCGTGGCGACGGCCGCACTGGACTCGGTGCCGCTGGTCGCCATCGCCGGTGACATCCCGTCCTATATGCACGGTCGGCACCCGCATCAGGAGATCAACCTCCACGCCGACGCGGACCAGACGGCCGTCTACCGCCCGTTCGTCAAGCGCGCCTGGCACGTGCGCCGGGCCGAGGACCTGCCCCGGTTCACCGAGCGCGCCTTCTGGACGGCCACCTCGGGCAGGCCGGGCGCGGTCCTGCTCAACGTGCCGATGGACCTCTTCTCCCGGCCGCTGCCCGCCGACAGCGCCGGGGCGTACCCGCTCGTCGGCCACGCCACCCGGCCCGGGCTGACGGAGGCCGACGCGGACCGGATCGCCGCGCTGCTGACCGGGGCCGAGCGCCCGCTGATCTACCTCGGCGGCGGCCTGGGCGGCGACGCGGGCCGGCGGGCGCTGCTTGACCTGGCCGAGCACCTCGACATCCCGGTCGCGCACTCGCTGATGGCCAAGGGCGCGCTGCCCGACGAGCACCCCCTGGTCCTGGGCATGACCGGCTTCTGGGGCCTCGAGGTCACCAACGACTACGCCCGCGACGCCGACGTGGTGCTGGCCATCGCGACCCGGTTCGCCGAGACCGACGCGAGCTCGTGGGATCCGGCGTACACGTGGAACTTCCCGCCCTCGCGCCTGATCCAGATCGACATCGACCCGGCCGAGATCGGCCGCAACTACCCGGTCGAGATCGGGGTGGTGGCCGACGCCGCGATCGCCGTACCCGCGATCGCCGGCGCCGTCCGCCGCCGGCACCCGGACCGGGTCTCCCGGCCCGACCTGCGCGAGCGGATTCACAAGGCCCGCACGGAGCTGTTCGCGGCCAGCGCGGAGCGCGGCCGCAGCGACGCGTTCCCGCTGCGCCCCGAGCGGATCCTCGCCGACCTGCGCGCCGCGCTGCCGGCCGACGCGGTGCTGGTCACCGACGTCGGCTGGAACAAGAACGGCGTCGCGCAGTGCTACCCGCTGCCCGCGCAAGGCCGGTTCATCACGCCCGGCGGCGCGTCCACAATGGGCTTCGGACCGGCCGCCGCGCTGGGCGTGCAGCTCGCCCAGCCCGACCGGGTGGTGGTCGCGCTCGTCGGCGACGGCGGGATGAGCGCGCAGCTGCCGGCCGTGCCGATGGCGGTCGAGCGGGGCCTGCCGGTGATCTTCCTGGTGATGAACAACCGGGCGCACGGCACCATCTCCGACCTCCAGTCGACCTACTTCGGCCGCAGCTACGGCTGCGACTTCGTCGACCCGGACGGGCGGCCGTACAGCCCGGACTTCGCCGCGTACGGCCGGGCCTGCGGCGCGGACGGCCATCTCATCGCGGAACCGGACGAGCTCGGCGCCGCGCTGCGCACCGCGATCCAGCGACGCCGTCCGGCGGTGCTGGACGTACCGATGGTCAATGAGCCGGTGCCGACCCCCGGGCACTGGAACATCAAGGACATCTATCGAGGGGTTTTCGAAAGATAG
- a CDS encoding aldehyde dehydrogenase family protein yields the protein MLDPILKAAVPGAVAPAPALLAGAWITEGSTAERIGPYTRTVVSRARTATISEVHAAVHYAHRNTRTVGRAAPATRAAILENAARLASARREDFAALIALELGKPVRDGLGELDRVADTFAVCAAEARRIGGDMLPVAGWARGVGNTAVTYRAPVGVALAITPFNAPANLLAHKLGAAFAAGNTTIVKAPPQAPAVTAALVALLLEAGAPVEAVQLLHGGGEIGAALCAAPEIGVISFTGSAATGDAVARAAGAKRLVLELGGNAATIVCEDADIAAAARVCARTGYTNSGQSCISVQRVYVHRTRYDEFLAAFTAEVAALRVGDPLDPDTDVGTMVDERAAERVVGWAAAAAAGGAVVTLGGTRDGATVAPTVVAGPREDADVVTREVFGALVSVLPYDSFDAVLAACNTSRYGLQAGLFTRDIGRIVTAWRELEVGGLIVNGSSNFRLDHVPFGGVKDSGFGRESPRHMIDEFTVVKTLLLRGMSVWGET from the coding sequence ATGCTCGACCCGATACTCAAGGCAGCGGTACCCGGCGCCGTCGCCCCCGCTCCCGCGCTGCTCGCAGGCGCTTGGATCACCGAGGGGAGCACCGCGGAGCGGATCGGCCCGTACACCCGGACGGTGGTCAGCAGGGCACGGACCGCGACCATCTCCGAGGTCCACGCAGCGGTTCACTACGCCCACCGCAACACCAGAACGGTCGGAAGGGCGGCCCCCGCCACGCGGGCCGCGATCCTGGAGAACGCGGCACGGCTGGCCTCGGCGCGCCGCGAGGACTTCGCCGCCCTGATCGCCCTCGAACTGGGCAAGCCGGTGCGCGACGGGCTCGGCGAGCTCGACCGGGTGGCCGACACGTTCGCGGTCTGCGCCGCCGAGGCCCGCCGGATCGGCGGCGACATGCTCCCGGTCGCCGGCTGGGCGCGCGGCGTCGGCAACACCGCCGTCACCTACCGCGCCCCGGTCGGGGTGGCGCTGGCCATCACCCCGTTCAACGCGCCGGCCAACCTGCTCGCACACAAGCTCGGCGCCGCGTTCGCCGCCGGGAACACCACGATCGTCAAGGCGCCGCCGCAGGCGCCCGCGGTCACCGCGGCGCTCGTCGCCCTGCTGCTCGAGGCGGGCGCGCCGGTCGAGGCGGTGCAGCTGCTGCACGGCGGTGGAGAGATCGGCGCGGCGCTCTGCGCGGCACCGGAGATCGGTGTCATCAGCTTCACCGGCAGCGCCGCCACCGGCGACGCCGTCGCCCGGGCGGCCGGCGCCAAGCGCCTCGTCCTCGAGTTGGGTGGAAACGCCGCCACCATCGTCTGCGAGGACGCGGACATCGCGGCGGCCGCCCGGGTCTGCGCCCGCACCGGCTACACCAACTCCGGGCAGAGCTGCATCTCGGTGCAGCGGGTCTACGTGCACCGCACGCGCTACGACGAGTTCCTGGCGGCGTTCACCGCCGAGGTGGCCGCGCTGCGGGTCGGCGACCCGCTGGACCCGGACACCGACGTCGGCACGATGGTGGACGAGCGGGCCGCCGAGCGCGTCGTCGGCTGGGCCGCCGCGGCCGCCGCCGGCGGGGCGGTCGTCACCCTCGGCGGCACCCGCGACGGCGCGACGGTCGCGCCGACAGTGGTCGCCGGCCCGCGCGAGGACGCCGACGTGGTCACCCGGGAGGTCTTCGGCGCGCTGGTCTCGGTGCTGCCGTACGACTCCTTCGACGCCGTGCTCGCGGCGTGCAACACCAGCCGGTACGGCCTGCAGGCCGGCCTGTTCACCCGCGACATCGGCCGGATTGTCACGGCCTGGCGTGAGCTCGAGGTCGGCGGCCTGATCGTCAACGGCTCGTCCAACTTCCGGCTCGACCACGTGCCGTTCGGCGGCGTCAAGGACTCCGGCTTCGGCCGCGAGTCACCGCGGCACATGATCGACGAATTCACCGTGGTCAAGACCCTGCTGCTGCGCGGGATGTCCGTCTGGGGAGAGACATGA